One genomic region from Streptomyces venezuelae encodes:
- a CDS encoding ABC transporter — protein sequence MTALLRYQSGLLLRSQRWLAPLLLHAAVLAVGVRAGEPVLGALGFSAAALVPVTAWCVRICLTQEPPAARDVVAAAAGRGRAHLATLLTGAALPGLLGTVAVLGLTAIGDRRGVGALAATGAGLLATAACVLTGASVGALAARPFLKATGWSVTALVTGSLLALVATGSPAKHALTALVTGSRTTTAHLPWFACAGAVLLAAATAALACRATARLE from the coding sequence ATGACGGCGCTCCTGCGCTACCAGTCGGGTCTGCTGCTCCGCTCGCAGCGCTGGCTCGCGCCCCTCCTGCTCCACGCGGCCGTCCTGGCCGTCGGCGTCCGTGCGGGCGAACCCGTGCTCGGCGCCCTCGGCTTCTCGGCGGCGGCCCTGGTGCCGGTGACGGCCTGGTGCGTGCGGATCTGCCTCACGCAGGAACCGCCCGCCGCCCGTGACGTGGTCGCCGCTGCCGCCGGCCGGGGCCGGGCCCATCTCGCGACACTCCTCACCGGGGCCGCGCTGCCGGGGCTCCTCGGGACGGTCGCCGTCCTCGGTCTCACCGCGATCGGCGACCGGCGGGGGGTCGGCGCGCTCGCCGCCACGGGTGCCGGGCTGCTCGCGACGGCGGCCTGCGTCCTGACGGGCGCCTCGGTCGGCGCGCTGGCGGCCCGCCCGTTCCTCAAGGCCACCGGCTGGTCGGTCACGGCCCTCGTCACCGGCTCGCTCCTCGCCCTCGTCGCCACGGGCTCCCCGGCGAAGCACGCCCTGACCGCCCTGGTCACCGGCTCCCGTACGACCACCGCGCACCTGCCCTGGTTCGCCTGCGCCGGTGCCGTGCTCCTCGCGGCGGCGACGGCGGCCCTCGCCTGCAGGGCCACGGCACGCCTGGAGTGA